AGGAGACAAAAACCCCGATCAGGACCGTCACGGTCCGGAGCCCCGCACACGGATATATCTTTCAGAAGCCCGTGGTGAAAGGCTCCCGGGTGGCCCCGGGGGAGAAGCTTTTTGATGTGGTCGATCTCTCCACGGTCTGGATCCTCGCGGATATCTATGAATATGAGGTGCCTTTCGTGAAGGCCGGACAAAAGGCCAGGATCACTCTCAGCTATTATCCGGAGAAGGAGATAGAGTCAAAGGTCGATTTCGTATACCCCTCCCTCTCCGGTCAGACGAGAACCGTGAAAGCTCGTTTTATTGTACCCAACCAGGACGGCCTCCTTAAGCCGCAAATGTTCGCCAATGTGGAGATGGAGATCGATTTAGGGGAGAGGCTCGCCATCCCCGAAACGGCGGTACTCGACACGGGGACGCGGCAGGTAGTCTACGTGGACGTGGGGGACGAACATTTCAGTCCGAGAGAGGTGAAGCTCGGTGCCAGGGGCAACGGCATGGTGGAGGTCCTGAAGGGCCTCAAGGCCGGCGAAAAAGTGGCTTCTTCAGGGGTTTTTCTCATAGATTCGGATGCAAAGCTTAAGGGCGTGAGCCGGTGATCGCACGCATCATCGAGCTTAGCGCGAAGAACCGGGTCGTCACCATATTAGTGGTCCTCATACTGGCGGGGTGGGGGTATTGGGCCCTTACCCAGTCTCCCCTCGACGCGCTCCCCGACCAAAGCGACACCCAGGTGATCGTCTATGCGGACTGGCCCGGCAGAAGTCCGGACCTGGTGGAAAACCAGATTACCTACCCCATCACTTCAACGCTCCTTGCCACCCCAAGGGTCAAGGCCGTGCGGGGGTTCTCCTTTCTCGGCAGCTCATTTATCTATGTCATATTCAAGGACAACACCGATATTTACTGGGCAAGAACGAGGGTCCTCGAATCCCTTCAGGCCGTGCGGGGGAAGATACCCCGGGAAGTGAACCCCGTCCTCGGTCCCGATGCCTCAGGGGTAGGCTGGGGGTTTTCTTATGCGCTGGTACCCGGCAGCGGTAAATTCGAGCCCTCGGAGCTCCGCTCCCTTCAGGACTATTACGTGAAGCTCGCGGTGGAGAGCGTGCCCGGTGTTGCCCAGGTGGCGAGCATCGGCGGGTTCGTCAAGCAGTACCAGGTGACCGTGGACCCGAACCGGCTCCTCTCTTACGGCATACCAATCAATAAAGTCTTCGAAGCCGTGAGGAAAAGCAACAGCGACGTGGAGGGGAGGGTAATCGAATTCTCCGGCGCCGAATATGTCGTACGGGGAAGGGGATATATCCGGAATCTCAAGGACCTCGAATCGGTGCCTGTGGGCGTGGACGGAGGCGGAACCCCGGTCCCTCTCAGGAATATCGCTTCTGTCGTCCTCGGCCCGGAATTGAGGCGAGGAGTCGCCGACCTCGACGGACGGGGAGAGGTGGCAGGGGGCATCGTGGTGGTCCGCTACGGTGAGAACGTGCTCGACGTGCTGGACCGCGTGAAGGAGAAGATTAAAAACGATATCGAGCCCGGCCTCCCGAAGGGGGTGAAGATAGTGCCTACCTATGACCGGTCGGACCTTATCCGGCAGGCGGTCGGCACCCTTCGGAACGAGATCGTCCTGCTTTTCCTCGTGGTCAGCCTCGTGAGCCTCGTCTTTCTGCTCCACCTGCCGAGCGCCCTGGTCGTGGCCCTCACGCTGCCGGGCGCGGTCCTCATCTCCTTCATTTTTCTCTATTACCTCAGGGTCACCTCCAACATCATGAGCTTAAGCGGCATCGCCATCTCCATCGGCGTGCTCGTGGACGCATCCATCATTATGGTGGAGAACGCCCACAAGAGGCTGGAAGAGCTGAGGCAAGGCGGGGAGGGTACGCCCGGGAGGAAAGAGGTGATTATCGAGGCCGCAAAAGAGGTGGGGCCTTCACTTTTCTTCGCCCTCATGGTCATTACCGTGGCCTTTCTTCCCGTTTTTACCCTTCAGGACCAGGAAGGCAGGCTTTTCAGGCCCCTTGCCTTTGCGAAAACCTTCGCCATGCTCGCCGCATCGGGCCTTGCCGTCACCTTGACGCCGGCGCTGATGACGATTTTTATCAGGGGCACTATCCGTCCCGAACATGAAAACCCGGTGAACAGGGCGCTCCAGAGGGTCTACGGGCCCGTGGTCCGCTTCAGCCTCGGAAACCGCGGCAAGGTGATCGCCGTGGCCCTGCTCCTCATGGCTGTTACCGCCTATCCTTGTATTAAACTCGGCAGTGAATCGATGCCGGCCTTTTTTGAGGGCGCCTTGTTCTATATGCCCGTCACGGCTCCGGGCATCGCCATTTCAGAGGCGGCTTCCCTTCTTCAGGCCCAGGACAGGATCATCAAGAGTTTTCCTGAAGTGAGCAGTGTGTTCGGAAAGGCAGGCCGCGCCGAGACGGCGACCGACCCCGCGCCCCTCGAGATGTTCGAGACCACGATTAACCTGAAGCCGAGGGCCCAGTGGCGCAAGGGTATGAGCGTCGAAAAGCTGACCATGGAGATGAACGATGCCCTGACCATGCCCGGTGTATCGAATGCCTTTACGGCACCCATAAAGGCGAGGATCGATATGCTCTCCACCGGCGTCCGCACTCCTCTCGGAATGAAGATCTTCGGTCCCGATATCGGTGAGATAGAAAAGATAGGGATCACGGTGGAGCAGTTCCTCAAAGATGTCCCCGGCACGAGGAGCGTCTATGCCGAGCGGGTCAATACGGGCTACTATCTCGATATCACGGTGAACAGGGAAGAAGCCTCCCGCTACAACCTCTCGGTCGATGAGGTGAACGAGATCATCCAATCCTCGATCGGCGGCGTCAACGTGACCACCACCATCGAAGGCAGGGGGCGCTATCCCGTCAATGTCCGTTACGCGAGGGAGCTTCGGGGTGATGTGGATGCTTTGAAACGGGTCCTCGTGCCTGTTGCCATGTCTTCGGCACAGCCCGATCTGCCGCAGATAGCCTCCCCGGGCTCCGCGCACGTGCCCCTGTCACAGCTCGCGGACATAAGAATTGAAAAGGGCCCTACCCAGATCAAGAGTGAAGCGGGCATGGCTACCGGATACATCTATATCGATCATGCCTCGGGAGATACGGGGACCTATATCGGAGAGGCGAAAAAGCGGCTCGCCTCCTTCAAGCTTCCCGACGGGTACCGCATCGAATGGAGCGGCGACTATCTGAGGCTCGAGAACATGCGGCGCCACCTGATCACGGTCGTGCCCGTTACCATCCTGCTCATCCTGACCCTTATCTATCTGAGCACAGGCTCCTTCGTGAAGACCGGGATCGTGCTCCTCTCCGTCCCCTTTTCACTCGTAGGCTCCTTCTGGTTCCTTTATATTTTCGGATTCCACATGAGCGCCGCAGTATGG
This genomic stretch from Syntrophorhabdaceae bacterium harbors:
- a CDS encoding efflux RND transporter periplasmic adaptor subunit, coding for MGNQSASPAGAAPGESEATKVEVPSDAQRLMGIKIATVMTAPLRKTLRTTGRVEIDERKITTVNMKVDGWVETLYVNYAGQRVKKGMALAEIYSPELMSLQLEMINLSKLAEQGSRFQRNIEFAWGDRYGTTGRLTTFDTESLFRVARQKLSLWEIPEEQIRKIEETKTPIRTVTVRSPAHGYIFQKPVVKGSRVAPGEKLFDVVDLSTVWILADIYEYEVPFVKAGQKARITLSYYPEKEIESKVDFVYPSLSGQTRTVKARFIVPNQDGLLKPQMFANVEMEIDLGERLAIPETAVLDTGTRQVVYVDVGDEHFSPREVKLGARGNGMVEVLKGLKAGEKVASSGVFLIDSDAKLKGVSR
- a CDS encoding CusA/CzcA family heavy metal efflux RND transporter; this translates as MIARIIELSAKNRVVTILVVLILAGWGYWALTQSPLDALPDQSDTQVIVYADWPGRSPDLVENQITYPITSTLLATPRVKAVRGFSFLGSSFIYVIFKDNTDIYWARTRVLESLQAVRGKIPREVNPVLGPDASGVGWGFSYALVPGSGKFEPSELRSLQDYYVKLAVESVPGVAQVASIGGFVKQYQVTVDPNRLLSYGIPINKVFEAVRKSNSDVEGRVIEFSGAEYVVRGRGYIRNLKDLESVPVGVDGGGTPVPLRNIASVVLGPELRRGVADLDGRGEVAGGIVVVRYGENVLDVLDRVKEKIKNDIEPGLPKGVKIVPTYDRSDLIRQAVGTLRNEIVLLFLVVSLVSLVFLLHLPSALVVALTLPGAVLISFIFLYYLRVTSNIMSLSGIAISIGVLVDASIIMVENAHKRLEELRQGGEGTPGRKEVIIEAAKEVGPSLFFALMVITVAFLPVFTLQDQEGRLFRPLAFAKTFAMLAASGLAVTLTPALMTIFIRGTIRPEHENPVNRALQRVYGPVVRFSLGNRGKVIAVALLLMAVTAYPCIKLGSESMPAFFEGALFYMPVTAPGIAISEAASLLQAQDRIIKSFPEVSSVFGKAGRAETATDPAPLEMFETTINLKPRAQWRKGMSVEKLTMEMNDALTMPGVSNAFTAPIKARIDMLSTGVRTPLGMKIFGPDIGEIEKIGITVEQFLKDVPGTRSVYAERVNTGYYLDITVNREEASRYNLSVDEVNEIIQSSIGGVNVTTTIEGRGRYPVNVRYARELRGDVDALKRVLVPVAMSSAQPDLPQIASPGSAHVPLSQLADIRIEKGPTQIKSEAGMATGYIYIDHASGDTGTYIGEAKKRLASFKLPDGYRIEWSGDYLRLENMRRHLITVVPVTILLILTLIYLSTGSFVKTGIVLLSVPFSLVGSFWFLYIFGFHMSAAVWVGIIALAGLDAETGVVMLLYLELSYWKRKKEGRLSNYSDLTGAVMEGAVKRLRPKIMTVATMLAGLIPIMASTGIGSEIMKSIAAPMIGGLLTSTVLELAIYPAVYLSWKRRELAKVLTVP